AGCCTGGGATCCTTGAGCAAAACTTCGGCTGGATCCTCGCCATAGTTGTGTACCAAAACCAGGCGCAAATAGTGAAAAACAGCATAAAAAACGAAGGGAAGGGTCAGGATCTGCGCATGACTCTTGCCACCAAGGGCCGTAAAAAGGGCGTAGGAGACCATGGTCATGACTCCCGTGGCCCCCAACAGAATGTCGAGAAAGGGCATGGAATACTTACCCAGTACCGCCCGCTGCCGGTGACCCTGAATCGAAACCGTGGCCAACTCCGCCCGGCGCTTGGCAATGCCCAAAAACAAGGTCAGAAAAAAGGTGCAGAGCAAAATCCAGGAGGTGGGCAGGTCGCCCAAAATATACACCCCAGCCAGCATGCGCAGTATGAAACCGGATGCAATCGAGAGAACATCCAACAGGGGATGATCTTTCAGCCAGAGAGAATATAAAATATTATTTAAAAGATACAACAGAATGCAAATCAAGGTGCCCGTGTGCAACCAGGCGCTTCCCAGCAAGGCCAGAGCAGCCAGCGCCAGGCTGATGCCAGAGGCCTGCCTGACCGATATCTGCCCGCTGGGGATGGGGCGCAGACACTTCACCGGGTGCAACCGATCCCGTTCCCGATCCACAATATCATTGAAGACATAGACCGCAGACGAAGCGGCACAAATCAGCACAAAAACCACCCCTACCGGCAGATAACAATGAAACTCTCCCATATGGCCGCCGAACAGCAGGCCCACCAGGACAAAACTGTTCTTGATCCACTGCCGTGGCCGCAACAAACGGACATAGGGGGAGTTGAACATCGCCTCAAGCCGGCTAGGAGAGCCACTTGACGACACGCAGAACGGCCTCCTTGACCGGGCGCCGGTGGGCCCCCCCAGCCTTTTCCGCCATCAACCGGTCATA
This portion of the Magnetococcales bacterium genome encodes:
- a CDS encoding UbiA prenyltransferase family protein, whose translation is MSSSGSPSRLEAMFNSPYVRLLRPRQWIKNSFVLVGLLFGGHMGEFHCYLPVGVVFVLICAASSAVYVFNDIVDRERDRLHPVKCLRPIPSGQISVRQASGISLALAALALLGSAWLHTGTLICILLYLLNNILYSLWLKDHPLLDVLSIASGFILRMLAGVYILGDLPTSWILLCTFFLTLFLGIAKRRAELATVSIQGHRQRAVLGKYSMPFLDILLGATGVMTMVSYALFTALGGKSHAQILTLPFVFYAVFHYLRLVLVHNYGEDPAEVLLKDPRLIVIIMIWLAFYLAIEQWNPVLFR